A section of the Agarivorans litoreus genome encodes:
- a CDS encoding sodium:solute symporter family protein — MNIDMLVVGVYFIFMIAIGVIFKRFAGSSTSDYFRGGGKMLWWMVGSTAFMTQFSAWTFTGAAGKAFTDGFPIMVVFMANAFGFLLSWLYFSYRFRQMRVVTPIEGVRRRFGTTNEQVFTWATMPTSIVYTGIWLNGLALFVSAVFKIDIETTIVATGLIVLFISVIGGAWGVVASDFVQMVVIMAVTVVCAVAALVKIGGPSNLIEQFPAESIMGSGMNYPLLFISWFIFMFVKQLQNINNMQDSYRFLTAKDSVNARKAALLAFVLMLVGPAIWFLPPWVTAVIYPDAATAHAAELGKKAADAVYLVFVEKAMPVGMVGLLMSAVFAATMSSMDSGLNRNSGVFVRNFYAPIINKTADDKKLMRVSQLVTLVFGVLIIMVALFINSLRGLSLFDAMMYVSTLLQMPILVPLFFGMFIKKTPDWAAWATLVVGMIVSYLVSFVFTAEVINNWLNLESPFTGREAKDLKVLLGIVGHLVITGGFFCLTTKFYKAPKAERSKELAAFWNDVDTPVIEGAGQDEMDRQQREMLGKLILVFGALVSAMVLIPNPFWGRMAFVFCGLVIVTVGSLLLKSAREQSALNLSTAK; from the coding sequence ATGAATATCGATATGCTCGTAGTGGGCGTCTATTTTATCTTCATGATAGCGATAGGGGTCATCTTCAAACGATTTGCTGGTAGCTCTACTAGTGACTACTTCCGTGGGGGCGGCAAAATGCTTTGGTGGATGGTAGGTTCCACAGCATTTATGACGCAGTTTAGTGCTTGGACATTTACAGGAGCAGCGGGTAAAGCGTTCACGGATGGCTTCCCTATTATGGTTGTGTTCATGGCCAATGCGTTTGGTTTTTTGCTTTCTTGGTTGTACTTTTCTTACCGCTTCCGCCAAATGCGGGTGGTGACTCCTATCGAAGGGGTACGCCGTCGTTTTGGCACAACCAATGAACAAGTCTTTACCTGGGCAACCATGCCAACAAGCATTGTTTACACCGGTATTTGGTTAAATGGTTTAGCGCTGTTTGTTAGTGCAGTATTTAAAATTGATATTGAAACCACCATTGTTGCCACAGGCTTAATTGTTCTGTTTATTTCGGTGATTGGTGGAGCATGGGGTGTAGTAGCTTCAGATTTTGTACAAATGGTCGTTATCATGGCGGTAACGGTTGTGTGTGCGGTGGCTGCATTAGTGAAGATTGGTGGTCCATCGAACTTAATTGAGCAATTCCCCGCAGAGAGTATTATGGGCTCAGGGATGAACTACCCATTACTGTTTATCTCTTGGTTTATCTTCATGTTCGTTAAGCAATTGCAAAACATCAATAACATGCAAGACTCATATCGATTCTTAACTGCTAAAGACTCTGTGAATGCGCGTAAAGCCGCTTTACTAGCCTTTGTGTTAATGCTAGTGGGTCCAGCGATTTGGTTCCTACCTCCTTGGGTAACCGCAGTTATTTATCCTGATGCAGCGACAGCGCATGCCGCAGAGTTAGGTAAAAAAGCGGCCGATGCGGTGTACTTGGTTTTTGTTGAAAAAGCGATGCCAGTAGGCATGGTTGGGCTGCTAATGTCTGCTGTTTTTGCAGCCACTATGTCATCTATGGATTCAGGCTTAAACCGTAACTCAGGCGTATTTGTACGTAACTTCTATGCGCCTATCATCAACAAAACTGCAGATGATAAGAAGTTAATGCGAGTGAGCCAACTAGTGACGCTGGTATTTGGTGTACTGATTATTATGGTGGCACTGTTCATCAACTCCCTACGAGGCTTAAGCCTATTTGATGCAATGATGTACGTGAGTACCTTATTACAAATGCCAATTTTGGTGCCGTTATTCTTTGGTATGTTTATCAAGAAAACGCCAGATTGGGCGGCATGGGCCACCTTGGTTGTGGGCATGATAGTGTCTTACTTGGTGAGTTTTGTCTTCACGGCAGAAGTGATTAATAACTGGTTAAATCTAGAATCGCCATTTACTGGACGTGAAGCGAAAGACTTAAAAGTACTCTTAGGTATTGTGGGTCACTTGGTAATTACAGGTGGGTTCTTCTGTCTTACTACCAAATTCTACAAAGCGCCAAAAGCAGAGCGTAGCAAAGAGCTAGCGGCTTTCTGGAATGATGTAGATACCCCAGTGATTGAGGGTGCAGGTCAAGACGAAATGGATCGCCAACAGCGTGAGATGTTGGGCAAATTAATCTTGGTATTTGGTGCGCTTGTGAGTGC
- a CDS encoding right-handed parallel beta-helix repeat-containing protein, with product MKLKKVAGTVVLSYLVGASWVSAAPGYNGGGPLPSQFDLVIDATQHGVNSNDGVDDSYALQAIIDNMVPNNPDALTLIQLPAGEINLSDEIHVDKSGLVIRGAGSDPVSGTKIVVKSWSPYGVGSDNAPDFDKKYWPGFAVFRVETRQMHAKEQAYEGSINFHWKHSIEFAETASIGDTSVVLESGKAKEFSVGDFIYIGAASDKAFLDKGQVPTSRRSATHIMTGHMRTQIFKVLEVDISSDEVTLDRPLEFNLPLNNESGYNSRAMPVTAIQNFGLQDFYLTMDTSGSACEGYNTAAYSPQNPNGVLYRYENVCSQDAIHGVILKWVQNGWVKNLNIEMIGSHPIVTEFAKDVTISDNNINGSWNKGAGGNGYFRGSKLYDSWIKDNTIKNIRHLALQWSATGNIVENNYLNEDLNLHGGWERNNLIRNNTVEVPFEHRSWSNGAPEAGSTWQPIWVGSGDHASKWSGPTGPNNVLLNNTFKKAKSAGQPIETWGLFDTPNVEYALGWNGSQFEHLNVDGAPIATWNQLIAEGVFAQIPHSGVNTAGGSWQRPVTEPSEPEEPVDPPVNADCSEVLSYAWGSKQELIIHDGLCLQIDRPLSDKTVQVWDSDTNSSCDFRGMVRALDDTSELVVSSNYVSTKSLIGSLLSFNSSNGCNYLKFRAY from the coding sequence GCCATTATCGATAATATGGTACCTAATAACCCCGATGCTCTTACCTTGATTCAGCTTCCCGCAGGGGAAATTAACCTTAGCGACGAAATTCATGTTGATAAATCCGGCTTGGTTATTCGTGGTGCTGGTAGCGACCCAGTTAGTGGCACAAAAATCGTTGTTAAATCTTGGTCGCCATATGGGGTTGGAAGTGATAATGCGCCAGATTTTGATAAAAAATATTGGCCTGGTTTTGCTGTGTTTCGAGTTGAAACTCGCCAGATGCATGCCAAAGAACAGGCCTATGAGGGAAGTATAAACTTTCATTGGAAGCACTCTATTGAGTTTGCCGAAACCGCAAGTATTGGCGATACCAGTGTGGTGCTTGAATCCGGTAAGGCTAAAGAGTTTTCTGTTGGTGATTTCATCTATATTGGTGCAGCGAGTGATAAAGCATTTCTCGATAAAGGGCAAGTTCCCACGTCGCGACGAAGTGCTACGCATATTATGACCGGTCATATGCGTACTCAGATATTTAAAGTGCTGGAAGTGGATATTAGCTCAGATGAAGTGACACTTGATCGTCCGCTTGAATTTAACCTTCCGCTAAATAATGAGTCTGGCTATAACAGCAGAGCAATGCCCGTTACTGCCATCCAAAATTTTGGATTGCAAGATTTCTATTTAACCATGGATACCAGTGGCAGTGCCTGTGAGGGCTATAACACTGCAGCTTACTCACCGCAAAACCCGAATGGCGTGTTGTATCGTTACGAGAATGTTTGTTCTCAAGATGCTATCCATGGGGTCATTTTGAAGTGGGTACAAAATGGTTGGGTGAAAAACCTAAATATTGAAATGATTGGATCGCATCCAATTGTGACTGAGTTTGCAAAAGATGTAACGATATCAGATAACAATATTAATGGATCCTGGAATAAAGGTGCCGGGGGGAATGGATATTTTAGAGGCTCAAAGCTTTACGATAGTTGGATCAAAGACAATACTATCAAAAACATTCGACATTTAGCGCTACAGTGGTCGGCTACGGGTAATATTGTAGAGAATAACTATCTAAATGAAGATTTGAACTTACATGGTGGCTGGGAGCGCAATAACCTGATCCGTAATAATACTGTTGAAGTACCTTTTGAGCATCGTAGTTGGTCAAATGGGGCTCCAGAAGCGGGCTCGACATGGCAGCCTATTTGGGTTGGATCAGGTGATCACGCTAGTAAATGGTCTGGGCCAACTGGACCTAACAACGTGTTGCTAAATAATACTTTTAAAAAGGCAAAAAGTGCTGGTCAGCCGATAGAAACTTGGGGCTTATTTGATACTCCTAACGTTGAGTACGCTCTAGGATGGAATGGTAGTCAGTTTGAACATTTAAATGTTGATGGCGCGCCTATTGCTACTTGGAACCAACTGATTGCTGAAGGGGTATTTGCTCAAATCCCTCACTCTGGTGTCAACACCGCTGGGGGATCTTGGCAACGACCTGTTACCGAACCTTCTGAGCCAGAAGAGCCGGTTGACCCTCCGGTAAACGCTGATTGTAGTGAAGTACTTAGTTATGCTTGGGGTAGCAAGCAAGAACTGATTATTCACGATGGTCTGTGTTTGCAAATAGATCGTCCCTTAAGCGATAAAACAGTGCAAGTGTGGGATAGTGACACTAACTCTAGCTGTGATTTTCGCGGCATGGTAAGAGCACTCGATGATACTTCCGAACTGGTTGTGAGCTCTAATTATGTTAGTACTAAATCTCTTATTGGAAGCCTACTTAGCTTTAATAGTTCAAATGGTTGTAATTATTTAAAATTTAGAGCTTATTAG